The following coding sequences are from one Mycobacterium bourgelatii window:
- a CDS encoding nuclear transport factor 2 family protein, whose translation MTGARDEIFDLTVRYATAIDTRQYQLLAEVFTADADVDYGEIGQWTGAQQVVQFMDAVHAGAAHTLHRMSNQAIDIDGDTAKARTYIDALILADNGSGVNAVGYYDDHLVRTDAGWRIARRKFTSIRIGTVAATNG comes from the coding sequence ATGACAGGCGCTCGCGACGAGATCTTCGATCTGACGGTGCGGTACGCGACCGCCATCGACACTCGCCAATACCAGCTTCTGGCCGAGGTTTTCACCGCCGACGCCGACGTGGACTACGGCGAGATCGGCCAGTGGACGGGTGCGCAACAGGTGGTGCAGTTCATGGACGCGGTTCACGCCGGAGCCGCGCACACCCTGCATCGCATGTCCAACCAGGCCATCGATATCGACGGCGACACCGCCAAGGCCAGAACATACATCGACGCACTGATCCTCGCCGACAACGGATCCGGCGTTAACGCCGTCGGCTATTACGACGATCATCTGGTGCGCACCGACGCGGGCTGGCGAATCGCACGCCGCAAGTTCACCTCGATCCGCATCGGCACGGTGGCAGCCACAAATGGTTGA
- a CDS encoding SDR family NAD(P)-dependent oxidoreductase: MVEFADKYGPWAVVVGASDGVGALFAERVALNGVNVALVARRQHVLEEVAAGIGERTGAMTRTVAVDLTAPEAVHVIIDNTADLEVGMLVYCAGGDPNYQAFLANPVSAAEALLRRNCLVMMQLCHHYAAPMVERGRGGIVNFTSGAALAGGPNMVVYGASKAFDLVFTEGLWTELHDKGVDVLALVLGKTDTPSLRQLEYRRGQIASLDEIPKGAVPAAVVIDDAFANLSHGPTLMVGPEMRMAAEVFKSLSRNEAVNLVMQASVAMMGPSNGGEG; the protein is encoded by the coding sequence ATGGTTGAGTTCGCCGACAAATACGGCCCGTGGGCAGTCGTTGTCGGCGCGTCCGATGGCGTCGGAGCGCTGTTCGCCGAGCGGGTCGCGTTGAACGGTGTGAACGTCGCGCTCGTGGCCCGTCGCCAGCATGTGCTGGAAGAGGTGGCCGCCGGCATCGGGGAGCGCACCGGGGCGATGACCAGGACCGTGGCTGTGGATCTGACCGCACCAGAGGCCGTGCACGTGATCATCGACAACACTGCGGACCTCGAAGTCGGCATGCTGGTCTATTGCGCTGGTGGCGACCCCAATTACCAAGCGTTCCTGGCGAATCCGGTGTCAGCGGCCGAGGCGCTGCTGCGCCGCAACTGTTTGGTGATGATGCAGCTCTGCCACCACTACGCGGCACCCATGGTCGAACGGGGTCGCGGTGGCATCGTCAACTTCACTTCCGGTGCGGCGCTAGCCGGCGGTCCCAACATGGTTGTGTACGGTGCCAGCAAGGCTTTCGACCTGGTCTTCACGGAAGGCCTTTGGACCGAACTGCACGATAAGGGTGTCGACGTGCTCGCCTTGGTCCTCGGTAAGACCGATACGCCGTCGTTGCGTCAACTCGAATACCGACGAGGTCAAATTGCTTCGCTGGACGAAATTCCGAAGGGTGCCGTGCCCGCGGCGGTGGTCATCGACGATGCGTTCGCCAACCTGTCCCATGGGCCGACACTGATGGTCGGTCCCGAGATGCGAATGGCCGCAGAAGTATTCAAGTCCCTCTCGCGAAATGAAGCGGTCAATCTGGTCATGCAGGCCAGCGTTGCCATGATGGGTCCGTCAAACGGCGGAGAAGGCTGA
- a CDS encoding zinc-binding dehydrogenase — translation MVLRGGNLAVRETADPVPGPGELLLRTLSTAICASDVHYMDHPELAIDDPTGRSLYDPDVDIVMGHEFVGEVIGHGPGCSDAFPVGTRVTSMPIRLVDGGAGGMRIVGQHPEAQGSFGELLVVSEVVARAVEGSVSSDAVSLVDAFAVGEFYVRSARLEPGEVPIVVGAGAIGLSAVAALSSRGVEPIIVSDLKPERRELARDHFGAHILVDPSEQSVFDAFRKARADYHLGGSAVVIECVGAPGLIDQLAAEAEFSSRIYCAGGWYTGDTLNITEATRNGLTLQFGGGPMPQDWYGVLDAVVEGRLDPLPSVGRIIGLDEVPGALEQTRRSEGPPRVVIHPNGDIT, via the coding sequence GTGGTATTACGAGGCGGCAACCTTGCCGTTAGGGAAACCGCCGATCCCGTCCCAGGTCCGGGCGAATTGCTGCTGAGGACGCTGAGCACGGCGATTTGCGCTTCCGACGTGCACTACATGGATCACCCCGAACTGGCGATCGACGACCCGACGGGACGCTCGCTGTATGACCCTGACGTCGACATCGTCATGGGGCACGAGTTCGTCGGTGAAGTCATCGGCCATGGCCCGGGTTGCTCCGATGCCTTCCCGGTCGGGACGCGGGTGACCTCGATGCCGATCCGGTTGGTCGACGGCGGCGCGGGTGGCATGCGCATCGTCGGGCAGCATCCCGAGGCGCAGGGCAGCTTCGGCGAACTCCTGGTGGTGTCGGAGGTGGTGGCGCGGGCGGTCGAAGGCTCGGTTTCCAGCGACGCCGTGAGCCTTGTCGACGCTTTCGCCGTCGGGGAGTTCTACGTGCGTTCGGCTCGCCTGGAACCCGGTGAAGTCCCAATAGTGGTGGGTGCCGGAGCAATTGGTCTGTCTGCGGTGGCCGCGTTGTCCAGTCGCGGCGTTGAGCCGATCATCGTGTCAGACCTCAAGCCGGAACGTCGCGAGCTGGCCCGAGACCACTTCGGCGCACACATATTGGTGGATCCATCGGAACAGTCCGTGTTCGACGCTTTCCGCAAGGCGCGAGCGGACTACCACCTCGGCGGGTCCGCGGTGGTGATCGAATGTGTTGGCGCACCTGGACTCATCGACCAACTCGCGGCCGAAGCGGAGTTCTCGTCACGCATCTACTGCGCGGGTGGCTGGTACACCGGGGACACGTTGAACATCACCGAAGCGACTCGCAACGGATTGACGTTGCAGTTCGGCGGCGGGCCTATGCCGCAGGACTGGTACGGGGTGCTCGACGCCGTCGTCGAGGGACGCCTTGACCCCCTCCCGAGCGTGGGGCGGATCATCGGTCTCGACGAGGTGCCCGGGGCGCTGGAACAGACCCGGCGATCAGAGGGACCACCTCGGGTCGTGATTCACCCGAACGGAGACATCACATGA